In Treponema denticola, one genomic interval encodes:
- a CDS encoding helix-turn-helix domain-containing protein, with protein sequence MNKIGSLLTETRTKNELELDQVARETNIAKRYLEALENGDYEVFPAEPYVVGFLRSYCEYLGLDPDETINLYKQVKIQETSLPPDALLQKRSFSFSKPLIIGLGILAALALIITLTFFAVKDWIPAIRQKKLEENSKVNIIEKREAKLYEITQSKFEERIFEGDSLQLSIENKKYTIEVEKISPKLTLKTDAGTQVISLGQTVKIDLNNDLTIDLEISLEDIDKNNPNTGALVSILSGASIDQDDLSPSSSDLVITEPNSAAASSYKVLFESGSAYPVTLNAVFRGYCLFRHEADRKNREERYYQKAEQLTVQANDGLRIWASNGNAVKLQVVAGGKTVDLDISRPGEVIVKDLKWIKDDQTKRYKFIVIDVD encoded by the coding sequence ATGAATAAAATCGGAAGTCTGCTCACAGAAACAAGAACAAAAAATGAGCTTGAATTAGACCAAGTAGCAAGAGAAACGAACATAGCTAAAAGATATTTGGAAGCCCTGGAAAATGGAGATTACGAAGTTTTTCCGGCAGAGCCTTATGTTGTAGGTTTTTTAAGAAGCTACTGTGAATATTTAGGGCTTGATCCCGATGAAACAATAAATCTTTATAAGCAAGTAAAAATACAGGAGACATCACTTCCTCCCGATGCCTTACTGCAAAAAAGAAGTTTTTCTTTCTCCAAACCTTTAATTATAGGCTTAGGTATTTTAGCTGCTCTTGCCCTTATAATAACCCTCACTTTTTTTGCCGTTAAAGACTGGATACCGGCTATTCGTCAAAAAAAACTTGAAGAAAACTCAAAGGTAAACATCATAGAAAAAAGGGAAGCAAAACTATACGAAATAACTCAGTCAAAATTTGAAGAAAGAATATTTGAAGGAGACTCTTTACAACTAAGTATAGAAAATAAAAAATATACAATCGAAGTGGAAAAAATCAGTCCCAAATTAACTTTAAAAACAGATGCCGGTACGCAAGTTATAAGTCTTGGACAGACCGTAAAAATAGATCTCAACAATGATTTAACCATTGACCTAGAGATATCCTTAGAGGATATAGATAAAAATAATCCCAATACCGGGGCCCTTGTTTCAATATTGAGCGGGGCATCAATAGATCAAGATGACTTAAGCCCGTCTAGCTCAGATCTGGTAATCACCGAACCCAATTCTGCAGCAGCCTCTTCTTACAAGGTTCTTTTTGAAAGCGGCTCAGCCTACCCCGTTACCTTAAATGCAGTTTTCCGAGGTTATTGCCTTTTCAGACATGAGGCAGATAGAAAAAATAGAGAAGAACGCTATTACCAAAAAGCCGAACAGCTGACCGTTCAAGCCAATGACGGCTTAAGAATTTGGGCTTCAAACGGCAATGCCGTAAAACTCCAAGTTGTAGCAGGAGGCAAAACCGTTGATCTTGATATCAGCCGCCCCGGAGAGGTCATAGTAAAAGACCTAAAATGGATAAAGGATGACCAGACCAAACGCTATAAATTTATAGTGATAGATGTTGACTAA
- a CDS encoding sodium-translocating pyrophosphatase, with protein MSISLALYAVLGGGIAALAYALVRTLWIYKQKVSDQSLKEIGGHIADGAMAFLRREYLTLLPFIAIVAVFLAIGNNGALRFQSLSFLLGALASMSAGYIGMRVATQANSRTTQAAKDQGLNGALKIAFSGGSVMGMSVVGLAFIGLFIVLILSTSILGTSEDVLKDIILPLATAFSLGASSIALFSRVGGGIYTKAADVGADLVGKVEAGIPEDDPRNPATIADNVGDNVGDVAGMGADLFESFVGSLVGAMILGLIINTPDSSLKIKMMILPLLISVVGLAASLIGTFFVKAKPGSNPQKALNTGTFGAAIVATIFVFFLVKFIMGDATFNGTQGYLHVFASTVIGLAAGVLIGIITEFYTGTGKKPVKGIVDACETGAATTIISGLAVGMRSAFPVMLLIGASIFSSFMLAGLYGVGIAAVGMLVTLGIQLAVDAYGPIADNAGGLAEMANFPKDVRNITDSLDAVGNTTAAIGKGFAIGSAALTAIILFTSFKEQSGVASVDITNINVLVGVLLGGVFPFLFSALTMSAVGKAAHKMIEEVRRQFKQHPGILENTEKPDYKRCVDISTQAALKEMIIPGLAAIVTPIIVGFAGGPAMLIGLLTGVTVSGVVLAVFMSNAGGAWDNAKKMIEGGIAGGKGSPSHKAAVVGDTVGDPFKDTSGPSINILIKLMSMVSLVIAPMLKAFWG; from the coding sequence ATGAGTATTTCACTCGCATTGTATGCTGTGCTTGGAGGCGGGATTGCAGCCCTAGCTTATGCACTTGTAAGAACCTTGTGGATTTATAAACAAAAGGTTTCAGATCAGTCTTTAAAAGAAATTGGAGGCCATATAGCCGATGGGGCCATGGCTTTTTTAAGAAGAGAATATTTAACTCTTCTTCCTTTTATCGCCATAGTTGCCGTTTTTTTAGCTATCGGAAATAATGGAGCTCTTAGGTTCCAGTCCCTTTCATTCTTGCTCGGCGCTCTTGCTTCAATGTCGGCCGGATACATAGGTATGCGTGTTGCAACACAGGCCAACTCACGCACAACACAGGCTGCGAAGGATCAGGGCCTAAACGGAGCTTTAAAAATTGCTTTTTCAGGCGGAAGCGTTATGGGAATGAGCGTTGTCGGTCTTGCTTTTATAGGCCTTTTTATCGTTCTCATTCTTTCTACTTCAATTTTAGGAACAAGTGAAGATGTACTAAAAGACATTATTTTACCCTTAGCCACAGCTTTTTCTTTGGGAGCATCCTCGATTGCTCTTTTTTCACGTGTAGGCGGCGGTATTTATACAAAGGCTGCCGACGTAGGAGCCGACCTTGTAGGAAAGGTTGAAGCAGGTATCCCCGAAGATGACCCCAGAAACCCTGCCACTATTGCAGACAACGTAGGCGACAATGTAGGAGACGTTGCAGGCATGGGTGCCGACCTTTTTGAATCCTTTGTCGGTTCGTTGGTAGGAGCAATGATCTTAGGCCTAATCATAAATACACCCGATTCTTCTTTAAAAATTAAGATGATGATTTTGCCCTTGCTGATTTCGGTTGTAGGCCTTGCAGCCTCTTTAATCGGAACATTCTTTGTAAAGGCAAAACCCGGTTCAAACCCTCAAAAAGCCCTTAACACAGGAACTTTCGGAGCCGCAATCGTTGCAACCATCTTTGTTTTCTTCCTGGTAAAATTCATCATGGGCGATGCAACATTTAACGGAACCCAAGGATATTTACATGTATTTGCTTCTACAGTAATAGGTCTTGCCGCAGGCGTTTTAATCGGTATCATTACCGAATTCTACACAGGTACAGGCAAAAAGCCGGTTAAAGGCATAGTAGATGCTTGCGAAACAGGAGCTGCAACCACGATTATTTCAGGTTTAGCCGTAGGTATGAGAAGCGCCTTCCCTGTAATGCTTTTAATCGGAGCTTCAATCTTTTCAAGCTTTATGTTGGCAGGCCTTTATGGTGTAGGTATAGCTGCTGTAGGTATGTTGGTAACCCTAGGAATCCAGCTTGCAGTTGATGCTTACGGCCCAATAGCCGACAATGCAGGCGGTCTTGCCGAGATGGCAAACTTCCCCAAGGATGTCCGCAATATTACTGACAGCCTTGATGCTGTAGGAAATACAACAGCCGCTATCGGTAAGGGTTTTGCTATCGGATCAGCTGCTTTAACAGCCATCATCCTCTTTACCTCATTTAAAGAGCAGTCCGGTGTAGCAAGCGTAGATATTACAAACATTAACGTTCTTGTCGGCGTTCTTTTAGGAGGAGTTTTCCCCTTCTTGTTCTCAGCCTTAACAATGTCGGCTGTAGGAAAAGCTGCTCATAAGATGATCGAAGAAGTTCGCCGCCAGTTTAAACAGCACCCCGGCATCTTGGAAAATACCGAAAAACCGGATTATAAGAGGTGCGTAGATATCAGTACTCAGGCTGCATTAAAAGAAATGATTATCCCGGGTCTTGCTGCAATTGTTACCCCCATCATTGTAGGCTTTGCAGGAGGCCCCGCAATGTTAATCGGTCTTTTGACAGGCGTAACCGTATCGGGCGTTGTATTGGCAGTCTTTATGTCCAATGCAGGCGGTGCATGGGATAATGCAAAGAAGATGATTGAAGGCGGAATCGCAGGCGGAAAAGGCTCACCTTCTCACAAGGCCGCTGTTGTAGGCGACACTGTAGGAGACCCCTTCAAAGATACTTCCGGTCCCTCCATCAACATATTGATTAAGCTTATGTCAATGGTTTCATTGGTTATAGCTCCTATGCTAAAAGCTTTTTGGGGCTAA
- the rimO gene encoding 30S ribosomal protein S12 methylthiotransferase RimO — MPSKKFFIDLHGCAKNQVDAELIIGIMGQLGWENTLDPNEAELIIVNSCGFINSAKEESLNSVLQARLEYPKAKILLAGCLAERYAETLKKDLPEADAIFGNGNLSLLPQIVNTLFSKKPENKKLTRNILVPPQIGVCGGERPQILNFPRSAYIKITEGCDNFCSFCAIPIIRGRLRSRPIKEICDEIETFLERGFYEFNLIGQDLAAYQTGKDDTKEPKESSKSGLASLLEAISKIKGSFKIRLLYIHPDHFPLDILDIITQDKRFLPYFDIPFQSGSETIIKAMNRKGSAEKYLELVQAIREAFRKSASPYGEPQIRTTFLAGFPGETEEDFKKTAEFLKKLQPLWSGGFTYSREENTASYSFKKPVPKRTAEKRLEEIRLIQKEITEKKLESFIGTETEVFIEELIPTEEDDKTEDDKTFLALGRAWFQAPDVDGAVILNFTYEKKDSEGKDIAPGSIVKAKIIARNGFDLEAGVL; from the coding sequence ATGCCTTCAAAGAAATTTTTTATAGATTTGCATGGCTGTGCAAAAAATCAGGTAGATGCAGAGCTCATTATCGGTATAATGGGTCAATTAGGATGGGAAAATACTCTTGATCCAAATGAAGCGGAGCTTATAATTGTCAACTCTTGCGGATTTATTAACTCTGCAAAGGAAGAGTCTCTCAACTCTGTTTTACAGGCTAGACTGGAATATCCAAAAGCAAAAATCCTTTTAGCAGGCTGCCTAGCAGAGCGCTATGCTGAGACTTTAAAAAAAGATTTGCCTGAAGCAGACGCTATTTTTGGAAACGGAAATCTTTCCCTTTTACCCCAAATAGTGAATACACTGTTTTCAAAAAAGCCGGAAAATAAAAAGCTGACCCGTAATATCCTAGTTCCGCCTCAGATAGGTGTCTGCGGAGGGGAAAGGCCGCAAATACTTAATTTTCCACGTTCGGCCTATATTAAAATAACCGAAGGCTGTGATAACTTTTGCAGCTTTTGTGCTATCCCGATTATAAGAGGAAGGCTTAGAAGCCGCCCTATAAAAGAAATTTGTGATGAAATAGAAACTTTTCTGGAAAGAGGCTTTTATGAGTTCAACTTGATAGGTCAGGACTTAGCGGCCTATCAAACAGGAAAAGATGACACCAAAGAGCCTAAAGAGAGCTCCAAGTCCGGCTTAGCATCACTTTTAGAGGCTATCTCAAAAATAAAAGGTTCTTTTAAAATTCGCCTCCTTTATATCCATCCCGATCATTTTCCCCTCGACATACTCGATATAATAACTCAAGATAAAAGGTTTTTACCGTATTTTGATATACCTTTTCAATCCGGGTCGGAAACAATAATCAAGGCTATGAATAGAAAAGGCTCTGCTGAAAAGTATCTGGAATTGGTTCAAGCCATAAGAGAGGCTTTTAGAAAATCGGCAAGTCCTTATGGAGAGCCTCAAATACGCACAACTTTTTTGGCGGGCTTTCCGGGAGAAACCGAAGAAGATTTTAAAAAAACTGCCGAATTTTTAAAAAAACTGCAGCCCCTGTGGTCGGGAGGTTTTACATATTCCAGAGAAGAAAATACGGCTTCTTATTCCTTTAAAAAACCTGTGCCTAAAAGGACGGCAGAAAAAAGGCTTGAAGAAATCAGACTTATTCAAAAAGAAATTACCGAAAAAAAACTTGAATCCTTTATCGGTACCGAAACGGAAGTCTTTATTGAAGAGCTAATCCCTACAGAGGAAGATGATAAAACAGAAGACGATAAAACTTTTTTAGCCCTCGGAAGAGCATGGTTTCAGGCTCCCGATGTAGACGGAGCTGTAATTTTAAACTTTACTTATGAAAAAAAGGATTCGGAAGGCAAGGATATTGCTCCGGGCTCCATAGTCAAAGCAAAAATCATAGCCCGTAATGGTTTTGACCTTGAAGCCGGAGTTTTATAA